A window from Oncorhynchus clarkii lewisi isolate Uvic-CL-2024 unplaced genomic scaffold, UVic_Ocla_1.0 unplaced_contig_1650_pilon_pilon, whole genome shotgun sequence encodes these proteins:
- the LOC139394232 gene encoding uncharacterized protein, producing the protein MKSPQPSQSAPPAPPASTATHPPPASQPPSTPSLPSHSAPQASQVPCTPAPPASPATQPPQPPSPPAPPATQPPQPPSPPAPPASPATQPPPATQPPQPLSPPSHSAPPASPATQPPKPPRSPAPPATQPPQPPSPQHPPSNPSLPSHSAPQASQVPCTPAPPASPATQPPSLPAPLHPQPLSLPSIPAPQHPQPPQPLSPPSHSAPPASPATQPPQPPQPLSPPSLPGPPAPQHPQPPQPLSPPSLPAPLHPQPLSPPSLPAPQHPQPPQPLSPPSHSAHPAHPASQVPQPPSTPSLPSHSAPPALPAPPASQPPSLPAFQHPQPPSLPGPPAPQVPQPLSLPASQPPQPPRSPSPPAPPASPATQPPQPPSPPAPPATQPPQPPSSPSPPASQPPSLPASQPPQPPSPPASQPPSLPGPNGRQMYLK; encoded by the exons atgaaG tcccCCCAGCCTTCCCAGTCAGCCCCTCCAGCACCCCCAGCCTCCACAGCCACTCACCCCCCCCCAGCCTCCCAGCCCCCCAGCACCCCCAGCCTTCCCAGCCACTCAGCCCCCCAAGCCTCCCAGGTCCCCTGCACCCCAGCACCCCCAGCCTCCCCAGCCACTCAGCCCCCCCAGCCTCCCAGCCCCCCTGCACCCCCAGCCACTCAGCCCCCCCAGCCTCCCAGCCCCCCAGCACCCCCAGCCTCCCCAGCCACTCAGCCCCCCCCAGCCACTCAGCCCCCCCAGCCACTCAGCCCCCCCAGCCACTCAGCCCCCCCAGCCTCCCCAGCCACTCAACCCCCCAAGCCTCCCAGGTCCCCTGCACCCCCAGCCACTCAGCCCCCCCAGCCTCCCAGCCCCCAGCACCCCCCCAGCAACCCCAGCCTCCCCAGCCACTCAGCCCCCCAAGCCTCCCAGGTCCCCTGCACCCCAGCACCCCCAGCCTCCCCAGCCACTCAGCCCCCCAGCCTCCCAGCCCCCCTGCACCCCCAGCCACTCAGCCTCCCCAGCATCCCAGCCCCCCAGCACCCCCAGCCTCCCCAGCCACTCAGCCCCCCCAGCCACTCAGCCCCCCCAGCCTCCCCAGCCACTCAGCCCCCCCAGCCTCCCCAGCCACTCAGCCCCCCAAGCCTCCCAGGTCCCCCAGCCCCCCAGCACCCCCAGCCTCCCCAGCCACTCAGCCCCCCCAGCCTCCCAGCCCCCCTGCACCCCCAGCCACTCAGCCCCCCCAGCCTCCCAGCCCCCCAGCACCCCCAGCCTCCCCAGCCACTCAGCCCCCCCAGCCACTCAGCCCACCCAGCCCACCCAGCCTCCCAGGTCCCCCAGCCCCCCAGCACCCCCAGCCTCCCCAGCCACTCAGCCCCCCCAGCCCTCCCAGCCCCCCCAGcctcccagcctcccagcctACCAGCCTTCCAGCACCCCCAGCCTCCCAGCCTCCCAGGTCCCCCAGCACCCCAGGTCCCCCAGCCACTCAGCCTCCCAGCCTCCCAGCCGCCCCAGCCTCCTAGGTCCCCCAGCCCCCCAGCACCCCCAGCCTCCCCAGCCACTCAGCCCCCCCAGCCTCCCAGCCCCCCTGCACCCCCAGCCACTCAGCCCCCCCAGCCTCCCAGCTCCCCCAGCCCCCCAGCCTCCCAGCCCCCCAGcctcccagcctcccagcctccccagcctcccagccccccagcctcccagcctcccagcctCCCAGGCCCAAACGGCAGGCAAATGTACCTTAAGTAG